In Helianthus annuus cultivar XRQ/B chromosome 8, HanXRQr2.0-SUNRISE, whole genome shotgun sequence, a single genomic region encodes these proteins:
- the LOC110870084 gene encoding uncharacterized mitochondrial protein AtMg00860-like, with amino-acid sequence MATSCPEKVTVCYNCYREGHKTSECQELVGKKDGQDTKGEAPKAKAISFQLTAAEAKVEPKVVSEVQFLGHIISADGVLVDPSKVEAVSKWNTPRNPSEIRRLLGLAGYYRRFIQDFSKIALPLTKLTRKEEKFVWGVEQEKAFQTLKEKLTHALVLTLSEGVDDMVVYSDASPMPMPRGN; translated from the exons ATGGCTACatcatgcccggagaaagtgacGGTTTGCTACAATTGTTATCGAGAGGGTCACAAAACGTCGGAATGCCAAGAGCTGGTtggaaagaaagatgggcaagacaCGAAAGGTGAAGCCCCAAAAGCAAAGGCAATATCTTTCCAATTGACTGCCGCAGAAGCAAAAGTTGAACCTAaagtggtctcag aggtgcagttTCTCGGGCATATCATTAGTGCCGACGGGGTACTAGTGGATCCGTCAAAAGTAGAAGCCGTGTCAAAATGGAACACTCCAAGGAATCCCTCGGAAATCCGACGCCTTTTAGGGCTCgcgggatattataggagattcatacaagatttctccaaaattgccttaccGTTGACCAAACTGACTCGCAAGGAGGAAAAATTTGTATGGGGTGTTGAACAAGAGAAAGCTTTCCAAACACTTAAAGAAAAGTTAACTCACGCTCTGGTGTTAACATTATCGGAAGGGGTTGACGACATGGTGGTTTATTCAGATGCGTCGCCTatgcctatgcctcgaggcaactga
- the LOC110870083 gene encoding uncharacterized protein LOC110870083: protein MRQRRWLETVKDYDCEIHYHPEKANVVANALSRKADYTPIRVQSMQLVVTSGLLEQIREVQVEAVKMENWKKERILANYDASIGMAPYEMLYGRKCRTPVCWGEVGPRELSHQDIVRATNEQIDVVQAHLKAAQDRQKSYADKSRRPIEFQVGDKVMPKVSPWKGVIRFRKRGK from the exons atgaggcagaggCGATGGTTGGAAACGGTCAaggattacgattgtgaaatacaCTATCACCCCGAGAAAGCCAATGTAGTCGCCAATGCGTTGAGCCGAAAGGCAGATTATACACCAATACGAGTACAATCAATGCAGTTGGTTGTGACCTCGGGCTTACTAGAACAAATCCGAGAAGTGCAAGTTGAAGCAGTGAAGATGGAAaattggaaaaaggaaagaatattGGCCAA ctacGATGCTAGTATTGGGATGGCACCGTACGAAATGCTCTATGGTAGGAAATGTCGGACCCCagtatgttggggtgaagtgggtccaCGTGAACTCTCTCACCAAGATATAGTTCGAGCCACTAATGAACAGATTGATGTGGTTcaggcacacttgaaagcggctcaagatagACAAAAGTCGTATGCGGACAAAAGCAGGAGACCGATCGAGTTTCAGGTTGGCGACAAAGTCATGCCTAAGGTATCCCCATGGAAGGGGGTCATCCGGTTTAGAAAGAGAGGAAAATga